In Pseudomonas saponiphila, the genomic stretch TGCGGCGCTCCAGCTCTCGAAACTCCATGCCTGCGGATTTCGGAGCACCGTGACCGGCCGTTTCGGTTGATCGTGACCGGTCATTTCGCTAACGCGTGACCGCTCATTTCGGTAGCAACGTGACCGATTTTCCGCCTGTTCCGAAACAGGTGGTCACGGCTTACCGAAATCGCCGGTCACGACTTAGCGAAAGCCTTCCCCTTCGTTGCGCATGACCTGATGCGCCGCCATCCTCGACCGATTTCGGGAGAGGAAGATGGCGGCGCCGCGAGTAGCCATGCGAAACATCAAAGAATGTCTGCGCCTCAAGTTTGAGGCCGGCTTGTCCCACGAGAAGATTGCCCGTGCCTTGCAGCTGTCCAAGGGCGTGGTTAGCAAGTACATCGCGGCGGCGCGGGTGGCCGGGCTGGACTGGCCGGCGCTGGTGGCCATGGACGAGGCCGCGCTGGCGGCCGCCTTGTTTGCACCGACGTCGACGAACAAGCCGCGCGGTGAGCGAGTGCTGCCCGATGTGCTGAGCATCCACCGCGAGTTGCGACGCAAGGGCGTGACCTTGCAGCTGCTGTGGGAGGAATATCTCGCCGCGCATGCGGGCCAGCCGACCTACCGCTACACCCAGTTCGTCGAGCACTACCGGCGCTACGCCCAGACGCTCAAACGTTCGATGCGTCAGCTGCACCGTGCGGGCGAGAAGCTATTCATCGACTATGCCGGGCCGACGCTGCCGGTGGTCGACCCGGCCACCGGCGAAGTGCGCCGGGCGCACATCTTCGTCGCCGCCCTGGGCGCCTCGAATTACACCTATGCCTGCGCGACGCCAGGCGAAACCCAGGTGGACTGGCTGACCTCGCTGGGCCAGGCTCTGACCTACTTTGGCGGCGTGCCGGAAATGGTTGTGCCGGACAATCCGCGCGCCCTGGTCGCCCAGCCGGATCGCTACGAGCCGGGCCTGAACCGGGCCACGCTGGAGTGCGCGCGTCATTACCAGACGGTGATCCTGCCGGCACGGCCACGCAAGCCTCAGGACAAGGCCAAGGCCGAGGTGGCGGTGCAGGTGGTCGAGCGCTGGATCATGGCGCGGCTGCGCCATCGGCAGTTCTTCAGCCTGCATGCGCTTAACCAGGCCATCGCCGAGCTGCTGGAGGATCTGAATCGGCGCCCGTTCAAGCGGCTCGATGGCTGCCGGCGCGACTGGTTCGAGCGCCTGGATCGCCCGGCCTTGCGAGCGCTGCCGGTGCATCCCTACGAGGTCGCCACCTTCAAGCGCTGCAAGGTCAGCATCGACTACCACATCGAGGTCAATGGCAGCTTCTACAGCGTGCCCTCCGCCCTGGCCCGGCAGAACGTGGACGTGCGACTGACGGCACACACCCTGGAAGTGCTGCATGGCAACCGGCGGGTGGCCAGCCACCTGCTGCTGGGGCGACGCGGCGCTTACAGTACCCAGCGCGAGCACATGCCCGCGGCGCACCAGGCGCATCGCGAATGGACGCCACAACGCCTGCTCGACTGGGGCGCGCGGATCGGCCCCTACACGCGCCAACTGATCGATCACCAACTGACCCACAAGCCGCACCCGGAGATGGGCTACCGCGCCTGCCTCGGCCTGCTCTCGCTGGCCCGGCGCTATGGCAATGCACGCCTGGAAGCCGCTGCCGAACGTGCCGTACACCTGCGCGCCTTCACCGGGCGCAGCGTGCGCAACCTGCTCCAGCAAGGCCTGGATCAACAGCCGCTGCCCCAGCGTGCCGCCGAAACGACCTTACCCGGCGACCACGAGAACGTCCGTGGCGCCGACTACTACCAACCCCCGCAACAGGAGCTGTTCGATGATGCCGCAACACACCCTGAATCAACTGCACCAGCTACGCCTGGACGGCATGGCCCGCGCCCTGGAAGAGCAATGGACGCTGCCGGCCAGCCACAGCCTGAGCTTCGATGAACGCCTCGGCCTACTGCTCGACCGCGAACTGGCCTGGCGTGACAACCAGCGCCTGGTACGGCTGCGCAAGAAGGCCAAGCTCAAGTACGCCAACGCCTGCCTGGAAGATCTCGACCGCCGCACCGGACGCGCCCTGGACGAGCGTCTGATCGCCACCCTGGCCAGTGGCGACTGGATCCGCCAGCAGCACAACCTGCTGCTGACCGGCCCGACCGGTGCCGGCAAAACCTGGCTGGCCTGCGCCCTGGGCAACCAGGCCTGCCGCCAGGGCTATAGCACCCTGTACCTGCGCACCCCGCGCCTGCTGGAACAACTGCGCATCGCTCATGGCGACGGCAGCTTCGGCCGTACCCTGCAACAGCTGGCAAAGGTCGACGTCCTGGTGCTGGACGACTGGGCGCTAGCCCCGCTGGAGGAAGGAGCCCGGCATGACCTGCTGGAGGTGATCGACGACCGCGCTGGCAGCCGCTCCACCATCCTGACGAGCCAACTGCCCATCGAGCACTGGCACGGCTGGATCAACGACCCGACCCTGGCCGATGCCATCCTCGACCGCCTGGTGCACAACGCCTACCGACTGACGATGAAAGGCGAGTCGCTGCGCCGAAAAAAAGCCGAGGAACAAGCCGCATCGTGACCGATGCGATTACAATCCAGAACCCGCGCAACCGGGGTGGAAGCACCGGTCACGTATTAGCGAAACGCTCGGTCACGTTCACCGAAATCCGCACCATGCCAGTCCACCTCAAAAATTCGGCTTGTATTCAAAACCCGCCGAAGCCTGGCTGTCGGAAAATGGTGTGATCGGCGACTTGTTCAAGCTCAACCGATTAACCAAGGAACCGGGAAACATCTGAATGGAGTTGTTGAAATGCTCCACATTCAGGTTGAACAGGGTAATGGCTCCGCCGATATTGCCTTCCTGCTCTGCAACCTCACGCATCAGGTTGCTCAACAGCGTGACGGACTTGAGGTCCGGATAGGCCTCAAACGCCAGGTTCAAGCCCCCCAACAGGGCTTTGCCACCCTCGTCGACCGATTTCAGGGCATCGCCATCGGCGGCAGATGGCAAGCTGTCAATGGCGCTACGCAAGCCAACGATCTTTTCCAGCAGTTGGCTCTCATAAGCCTGAAAACCCGCCACTTGCGGTTCCAGCAGATCCAGCACCTTGATTCGCTGCCGCTGGTAGGTCAGCACGTCCGACCAGGCTCGCTGGGCGCGGTTGTATGCACTGACAATCTTGTTGTAGTGCACATAAGCCAGAACGCCCAAGGCAATCGCAATGACCAACAACAACTCCATACCCTATTGCTCCATTTCATCAGCGACCTTCATCGGAAGGTCGAAATTGTTGTCATGCAACTCCGCCAGTTCATGCACCAGGGCCAGCACCGGAAACAGGCCAGGCAACTCCAGTCCACGTTTGATATTGGCGTAGAAGCCCGCTAAGTCCTCAAAGGTTCCCGGATCCTTGTAGGCCATGACCTCTGCGTCGTCGAAACTCAGGCACAGACGCCCCTCGCTGGAAAATTCCAGGTTCACCTTCTTCAACTGCCGGCAAAGCCTGAGCAGAAAAGCCAGGGTGGTGGGGGTCGCAAACTTGGCACAGGCCAGGTCATCACCGGTGAAAATGAAGTTTCTGTTGAAGTCATCAGAGGTGGTCTCGAAGACTCTAGGTCTTGTACGCTTTTTCCTCGGCAGATCACTGCACACCATCACACCAGTGACCCAAGGAAAATCCACCACCAGACTGAAACGATCAAAGCTCTCGTAAACCCGTTCACTTTCGCCATCGGATTTGGATTTGTAGTGGGCGTTCACATAACGCAAGTGGTGAAAAACAAAGGGCAACTGATGCCGCGAGCCCTGGTAGGTTCCCCCGGCGGAGTCCACGATGCGACGGCTATCGTTACCGCGCTCATAGTCCTCGAACTCACCGCTCAGTTGGGTGAAACGCTCTTCGGCCGTTCCACCCGGATCCCAAAGGCCATTACTGAGGAATGAACATTTACGAGCGATTCTCTCAGGCAACTCATCGAAAGCGGCTTTACGACTCATCCAGATGATCAGACTGGCAACGCCGAAGCACGCCGCAATGAACCACATCACCACCACGCCTGCCATGGCCGGGATCGCTGAAACAATCGCCAGCATCACCAGCACTAGGGGCTGGGCATGATCGAACTTCAATCCACCCTTGAAGGATTGGAGCCTGCCGATGACCTGCAATAGGTCGTCGTTGGTCCTGGCCCGCGCCACCTCGGCGTCGCAAGTGGCCAACAACCGCACCAGCTCGGCATCATGCTTGAAAAACTGCATCACGCTTCCTTGATCAATTCGAGGGATTCAGGCGCCTGTGGAGCGACAGCAGGAGCAACATGACCGTCGTGCAGCCGGGCCAACTGCTCTATCAACCCCAACAGCGGATACAGCTTCGGCAACTCGATGCCCGCCTCGATCCGCTCACGAAAGACCGCCAGATCACTCAGCGGCCCCGGATCGGCATGGACCATGATGTCTTCATTGTTGAAGCTCAGGCAGAGCCGTCCCTGGCCAGAGAACTCCAGATTGGCCCCATGAAGCTGACGCGAAAGCTCTAGCAGCAGATCCAGCGTTGCAGGCGTGGCGAAGTGTTCACAAGAGGCTGGGTCATTGCCGCGCAGCACAAAGGCCTGATTGAAATCCTCGCGATCGGTCTTGAAGGGCTGTCCCGACAGCTGTATTTCCAAGGGGCTGGATCGAAGCGCAATCTCTCTCACCCAGGGAAAATCCACCACCAGACTGTAGCGCTGGTAGTTCGTGTAAACCGTCTTGAGATCCCCGCCGGCCCCGCGCTCGCAACTGGAGATCACATATCGCAACTGGTGATACTCGAATGCCAGCGAATGTCGCTCTCCTCGATACACCCCCTGGAGCGAGTCCAGGATACGGCGCCGCTCACGCTCGCTGCCCCGCCGATAATCGGTGAACTCATTGTCCAGTCTCTTCAGGCGCCAGTCGGCGCTACTGTCGAATTCGCTCAAGCCGTTGCCAAGCATCATGCACTTGCGGGCAATGCTCGCCGCCAGATCAGTCGATACCCCAGAGATACCTTTGCTGACCCGATAGCTGAAGAAGCACAGAGCCACAAACACCCAGAACATCCCGCCCATGCCATCCATCAACAACGCCGCCGCGAGCGAAGCAAAAGCCAGCACCAGAAGCGTTATTGACTGCACATGATCGAACTCCAGGCCGCCAGGGAATACCTCCAGCCGATCGAGCACCTCAAGCAGGTCCGCCCTGGACTGAGCATTGATGACTCGCCTCTGGCAATCGCTCAGCAGGCGCACCAGCGCCTGGTCACGCAAGAAGAACAACATCCATCTTCCTTGATCAATTGAACGCGCCGCCCATCAAGCGACGCTCAGGCTCAACACTCGTTCAAGCCATCTCGAAAACGAATGGCCAGGGCCTTGAGATTCTGCCGCCAGCTCTCCAATTCTTCCCGACTCAGTTCCGGCTCCGGCTCTTGCTCGTCCAGATTGACCGCCACAATCAGCGGCTGGGTCACGTCACCCTTGGGCTTGTGCGGCGCTCTCGGCGGTTGAAACAGTTCGTT encodes the following:
- the istA gene encoding IS21 family transposase — its product is MAAPRVAMRNIKECLRLKFEAGLSHEKIARALQLSKGVVSKYIAAARVAGLDWPALVAMDEAALAAALFAPTSTNKPRGERVLPDVLSIHRELRRKGVTLQLLWEEYLAAHAGQPTYRYTQFVEHYRRYAQTLKRSMRQLHRAGEKLFIDYAGPTLPVVDPATGEVRRAHIFVAALGASNYTYACATPGETQVDWLTSLGQALTYFGGVPEMVVPDNPRALVAQPDRYEPGLNRATLECARHYQTVILPARPRKPQDKAKAEVAVQVVERWIMARLRHRQFFSLHALNQAIAELLEDLNRRPFKRLDGCRRDWFERLDRPALRALPVHPYEVATFKRCKVSIDYHIEVNGSFYSVPSALARQNVDVRLTAHTLEVLHGNRRVASHLLLGRRGAYSTQREHMPAAHQAHREWTPQRLLDWGARIGPYTRQLIDHQLTHKPHPEMGYRACLGLLSLARRYGNARLEAAAERAVHLRAFTGRSVRNLLQQGLDQQPLPQRAAETTLPGDHENVRGADYYQPPQQELFDDAATHPESTAPATPGRHGPRPGRAMDAAGQPQPELR
- the istB gene encoding IS21-like element IS1474 family helper ATPase IstB translates to MMPQHTLNQLHQLRLDGMARALEEQWTLPASHSLSFDERLGLLLDRELAWRDNQRLVRLRKKAKLKYANACLEDLDRRTGRALDERLIATLASGDWIRQQHNLLLTGPTGAGKTWLACALGNQACRQGYSTLYLRTPRLLEQLRIAHGDGSFGRTLQQLAKVDVLVLDDWALAPLEEGARHDLLEVIDDRAGSRSTILTSQLPIEHWHGWINDPTLADAILDRLVHNAYRLTMKGESLRRKKAEEQAAS
- a CDS encoding LemA family protein, yielding MELLLVIAIALGVLAYVHYNKIVSAYNRAQRAWSDVLTYQRQRIKVLDLLEPQVAGFQAYESQLLEKIVGLRSAIDSLPSAADGDALKSVDEGGKALLGGLNLAFEAYPDLKSVTLLSNLMREVAEQEGNIGGAITLFNLNVEHFNNSIQMFPGSLVNRLSLNKSPITPFSDSQASAGFEYKPNF